Proteins encoded in a region of the Sander lucioperca isolate FBNREF2018 chromosome 4, SLUC_FBN_1.2, whole genome shotgun sequence genome:
- the LOC116042951 gene encoding uncharacterized protein LOC116042951, with amino-acid sequence MRSADMKNLQTLNLLPILALASLFIKISGSISLRPVLTGPDMAYLSSRVVFLCIAPDSSLPVTYELMGDGGVLIDTVADLQGDQPASFNLKVTASSEGSYHCKATTGRSTGVSDSIKLSVVTPPSNTRVTSEPFPPVAYEGSRIVLSCSVTKGSHLSYTWFFNRKEVTALTSPLFLLTANKLVMRNVAPEHAGYYYCMAWSRVQETRVSSSIEVQVTVKVYVSKPRISFYISKEGASHRGNVTCWSTRGSPPVNISLLLDDKEVGSVTATESLAAWFPVAMVPGLDMGVAQCRLTTEVQELMSEPVTLEVVPVGGDVKVEVEYFYRADSKIAAARLSCQISRGTFPYVSWLLNDSVLPSETHEDSHIQPVLSHYALTDHRRTLVLAKLSPEESGYYRCRSRDSYDDTGPWVESAVVLVQVTDWNLYSMPGATSTTETPPKVFMNTIEAISIAFCCLLLLMLAVGVGCVYKMFDNKQGHAHIPTTNQEANRTIQTGILWDFRWRRNSCNTISYLHMFLSACVCLPFTPKVLQPSIQNCQNSCNTQSSVVIFEVYSCIKDSNSSSRMFTSFTFVVVLVLSYCSKESSQSILGHPQLFGPSEALVKTVAEFRCKLKIYPENETILFQLFKEDNREKFLGESTSLDGEDAVFLMVIKPKHEGNLECVAKGQNNSNIEPTVSYTHYLKVVEPVNGAEIVVHSGPVEFFEGKTLELHCDLTAGNHVSYKWLLNGQLVSPSRLHYVADGRLLINRTTSKDSGSYKCVATNHFNKTVFTSNSSEVVITVKDVVSTPDISFTVLKQDPHNYSAMVTCQSTKGTPPVTFSLYNRTELVSNTTVDETNAIFKVPLVLGRHLGWLQCHANNGDRIEFSQRIPLEVVPVGGPVMMHFDYDVGENHAVIGLRLYCKAAKGSLPRYQWFLNNTLLHDRGRFFYVVNQPSEQSILLLSVGRSSAGTYHCEVSDSFDNTTAIGSKRLYLDKEVLNRLPVWVVAVVFGCFTALILLVSICCWVGAMFRRRQYGEKSLSLEMEGRVAAYEGELDLSDYHEDADVVNTARAGEFDQASEASVDEKK; translated from the exons ATGCGGAGCGCTGATATGAAGAATCTACAAACTCTTAATTTGCTGCCAATTTTGG cccTGGCGAGTTTGTTCATCAAGATAA GTGGATCGATCTCTCTTCGCCCAGTGCTGACTGGTCCTGACATGGCCTACCTCAGCTCGAGGGTGGTTTTCCTGTGTATTGCACCAGACTCCTCTCTGCCAGTCACCTATGAGCTGATGGGGGACGGTGGTGTCCTGATAGACACAGTTGCTGATCTCCAAGGGGACCAACCTGCCTCATTCAACCTTAAGGTCACTGCATCATCCGAGGGGTCATACCACTGCAAGGCGACGACAGGAAGAAGCACGGGAGTCAGCGACAGCATCAAGCTGAGTGTAGTCA CTCCACCATCAAACACCAGAGTGACTTCTGAACCCTTTCCCCCCGTCGCATATGAGGGGTCACGCATCGTTCTGAGCTGCAGCGTCACAAAAGGCTCCCACCTTTCCTACACCTGGTTTTTCAACAGGAAGGAAGTAACAGCTTTAACCTCTCCCCTCTTTCTCCTCACTGCGAACAAACTAGTGATGAGGAATGTGGCACCAGAGCATGCTGGGTACTATTATTGCATGGCTTGGTCCAGGGTGCAGGAAACCAGGGTTTCCAGCAGCATAGAGGTCCAGGTGACGGTCAAAG TCTACGTTTCCAAACCAAGAATCTCTTTCTACATATCTAAAGAGGGAGCCAGTCATCGTGGCAACGTGACCTGCTGGTCAACAAGAGGGAGTCCTCCGGTCAACATTTCTCTTTTACTAGATGACAAAGAAGTGGGATCTGTAACAGCTACTGAATCCCTCGCTGCCTGGTTCCCTGTCGCCATGGTACCCGGGCTGGACATGGGCGTGGCTCAGTGTCGGCTGACTACTGAGGTTCAGGAGTTGATGAGTGAGCCTGTGACTCTGGAAGTGG TCCCAGTCGGAGGTGATGTGAAAGTGGAGGTTGAATATTTCTACAGAGCTGACTCCAAAATCGCCGCAGCCAGGTTGAGCTGTCAAATCAGCAGAGGAACTTTCCCATATGTGTCCTGGCTCTTGAACGACTCTGTCCTTCCCTCTGAGACACATGAGGACTCCCATATTCAGCCTGTCCTGTCTCACTATGCCCTAACGGACCATAGACGAACCCTTGTTCTGGCCAAGCTCAGCCCAGAGGAGTCTGGGTATTACCGCTGCAGGTCCAGGGACAGCTACGATGACACCGGGCCCTGGGTGGAGAGTGCAGTCGTGCTGGTCCAAGTCACAG ACTGGAACCTTTACTCCATGCCTGGAGCAACGTCTACCACTGAAACACCACCAA AGGTTTTCATGAACACCATAGAGGCCATTAGCATAGCGTTCTGCTGCCTCCTTCTTCTGATGTTGGCAGTGGGTGTAGGCTGTGTGTACAAGATGTTTGACAACAAGCAAG GCCATGCCCACATTCCTACAACAAA TCAGGAGGCGAACAGGACGATACAGACTGGGATTCTCTGGGATTTTAGATGGCGCAGAAACTCT TGTAACACTATCAGCTATTTGCACATGTTTctaagtgcgtgtgtgtgtttaccgtTTACACCGAAAGTACTTCAACCCTCCATTCAAAACTGTCAAAACTCCTGTAATACACAGAGTAGTGTAGTCATATTTGAAGTATACAGTTGCATTAAAGACAGTAATTCTTCTTCAAGAATGTTTACTTCCTTCACCTTTGTGGTCGTACTGG TGTTGTCCTACTGTAGCAAGGAGAGCA gtCAGTCAATTCTGGGGCATCCACAACTGTTTGGCCCTTCGGAGGCTTTGGTGAAAACCGTTGCAGAGTTTCGGTGTAAACTGAAAATCTACCCAGAGAATGAGACTATCCTGTTTCAGTTATTTAA GGAGGATAACCGTGAAAAGTTTTTGGGGGAATCCACCTCCCTGGATGGGGAGGATGCAGTCTTCCTCATGGTAATCAAACCTAAGCATGAGGGAAACCTGGAGTGTGTGGCCAAGGGACAGAACAACTCTAACATAGAGCCCACTGTCAGCTACACACACTACCTGAAGGTTGTTG AACCAGTGAATGGTGCAGAGATCGTCGTCCATTCAGGTCCAGTGGAGTTCTTTGAGGGGAagacactggagctacactgtGATCTTACTGCTGGAAATCATGTCTCGTACAAGTGGCTGCTAAATGGACAGCTTGTCTCTCCGTCTCGTCTCCATTATGTTGCAGATGGCCGTCTCTTAATCAACAG AACTACTTCTAAAGACAGCGGCTCCTACAAGTGTGTTGCCACCAACCACTTCAACAAAACAGTCTTCACCTCCAACAGCTCTGAAGTTGTAATCACAGTCAAAG ACGTGGTGTCAACCCCTGACATCTCCTTCACTGTGTTAAAGCAAGATCCCCACAACTATTCTGCCATGGTCACCTGTCAGTCAACCAAAGGGACTCCGCCTGTCACCTTTTCACTATACAACAGGACAGAATTGGTTTCCAATACGACAGTTGACGAGACAAACGCCATATTTAAGGTTCCATTGGTCTTGGGCCGGCACTTGGGATGGCTCCAGTGCCATGCAAACAATGGAGACCGGATCGAATTCAGTCAAAGGATTCCCCTAGAAGTTG TCCCGGTTGGTGGGCCCGTGATGATGCATTTCGACTATGACGTTGGAGAAAACCATGCTGTGATCGGCCTGAGGTTGTACTGCAAGGCGGCAAAGGGATCTCTTCCACGGTACCAGTGGTTCCTCAACAACACCCTACTACATGACCGAGGAAGATTCTTTTACGTGGTCAACCAGCCTTCAGAACAGTCTATACTCCTGCTGTCTGTAGGGAGGAGCAGCGCTGGAACGTACCACTGTGAAGTGTCAGACAGCTTTGACAACACCACCGCCATAGGCAGTAAGAGGCTGTATTTGGATAAAGAAG TACTGAATCGTCTCCCCGTCTGGGTGGTGGCAGTTGTCTTTGGATGTTTCACAGCACTGATTCTCCTGGTCTCCATTTGTTGTTGGGTTGGAGCAATGTTCA GGCGAAGGCAGTATGGAGAGAAGTCTCT GAGCTTGGAGATGGAGGGAAGGGTAGCTGCATATGAGGGCGAGCTG GATTTGTCCGACTACCATGAGGATGCTGATGTGGTGAACACGGCCAGAGCTGGTGAATTTGATCAG gCATCTGAAGCCTCTGTAGATGAAAAGAAGTAG
- the tmc8 gene encoding transmembrane channel-like protein 7, with product MEEHNTVNFMRLLSDESTHSTESSDSCEYHQTEIFDQLPSIQASRPEQDRQGHWEASGAYQGGPETGERISHGHLSRGPKDKASTQPLRNMVMCIQGKRDARDRRKMQISSIGFWDSWRRSQSINWKRGWAHMGGTLSGLLPWQRSLHTIEGRFGVGVKAYFVFLRYLVYMNILHCAVICGFILGPTTFYGRSNSSEPLKFGGNDSFLDFFLGTGYLDRSPVFFGFYTRGSLNLLCLNTPLLYLAGIVTIFFLSLILVVRRTTVGYKHTWMLGKRYSMNVSYKIFCGWDFTIQHPAAATLKHCFIRNDLKLFLEEQSFSLREAQRTLGQRARLFLLRLVLNLIVLSLLGGSFYLIYFATQTSGNESSHWLVSLVLEYLPPITITFVNLLLPNIFRKISSFEDYSFTMQVNATLVRSIFLKLASLGIYLYFTLTTTEQQCSENMFGREMYKLCIFNFLANFYSAFLLNYPRKLLQEKYPSSLLSRLLGKQRFLIPFYVLDLVYSQTVFWVGVYYCPLLPLIGTVILMGTFYIQKFMMLRCCVAEQRMFRGSSSSVLFHFMLLLGLIMAATTLGFNLYQQKVPHYQNMSSCGPFGKGETVFNVTAVCVHSLPSPAQTTLHYLSSEAFVLPLILAEIIILTSYVSRGRANQKAIERLKDMLVMSSSDKRFLVKQHATMLRRQRNPHRVRSAANKEDAPPQPL from the exons ATGGAGGAGCACAACACTGTCAACTTCATGAGACTCCTGTCAG ATGAGAGCACTCATTCCACTGAGTCGTCGGACTCCTGTGAGTACCATCAGACAGAGATATTTGATCAGCTGCCCAGCATCCAGGCCAGCCGGCCCGAGCAGGACAGACAGGGTCATTGGGAAGCCTCCGGGGCCTACCAGGGTGGCCCTGAAACGGGCGAGAGGATCAGCCATGGCCACCTGTCCAGAGGACCCAAAGACAAGGCATCTACACAGCCGCTCAGGAACATGGTCATGTGTATTCAGGGAAAGAGAGACGCCAG GGACAGGAGGAAGATGCAAATCAGCAGTATTGGTTTTTGGGACTCCTGGAGGAGGAGCCAGAGCATCAACTGGAAGAGGGGTTGGGCGCATATGGGAGGAACTCTATCAGGCCTGTTGCCATGGCAGCGCTCTCTCCACACCATCGAAG GCAGGTTTGGAGTTGGCGTGAAGGCTTACTTTGTTTTCCTTCGATATCTGGTTTACATGAACATACTTCACTGTGCTGTTATCTGCGGTTTCATCCTGGGGCCTACAACATTTTATGGCAGGAGCAACAGCAGTG AACCTTTGAAGTTTGGAGGCAATGACTCCTTTTTGGATTTCTTCCTGGGAACG GGCTACCTGGATCGTTCTCCGGTCTTTTTTGGTTTCTATACTCGTGGCTCCCTGAATTTGCTATGCTTGAATACACCTCTGCTGTACCTCGCTGGAATTGTCACCATCTTCTTCCTCAGTCTCATCCTGGTGGTCCGTCG AACAACGGTTGGCTACAAGCACACCTGGATGCTCGGGAAGCGTTACAGTATGAACGTGAGCTACAAGATCTTTTGTGGTTGGGACTTCACCATCCAGCACCCTGCTGCTGCTACTCTCAAACACTGCTTCATCAGAAACGATCTCAAG CTGTTCCTGGAGGAGCAGAGTTTCTCCTTGCGCGAGGCTCAGAGGACACTTGGACAGAGGGCGCGTCTCTTCCTGCTCAGGCTTGTCCTCAACCTGATCGTTCTGTCTCTGCTGGGTGGATCCTTCTACCTAATCTACTTCGCCACACAAACATCAGGTAACGAG AGTAGCCACTGGTTGGTCAGTTTGGTCCTGGAGTACCTCCCTCCCATCACCATCACCTTTGTCAACCTGCTCCTCCCTAACATTTTCCGCAAGATCTCATCTTTTGAAGACTACTCTTTCACAATGCAGGTCAATGCCACCCTTGTGAG GAGCATCTTCTTGAAGCTGGCCTCACTGGGAATCTACTTATATTTCACCTTAACAACAACAGAACAGCAA TGCAGTGAGAACATGTTTGGTAGAGAGATGTACAAGTTGTGTATCTTCAACTTCCTCGCCAATTTCTACAGCGCCTTTCTATTGAACTACCCCAGGAA GCTGCTGCAGGAGAAGTACCCCTCATCATTGCTGTCCCGGTTGTTGGGGAAACAGCGCTTCCTGATCCCTTTCTACGTGTTGGATCTGGTGTACAGTCAGACTGTGTTCTGGGTGGGAGTCTACTACTGCCCTCTACTGCCTCTGATAGGAACTGTCATACTGATGGGCACCTTCTACATCCAAAAG TTCATGATGCTGCGGTGCTGTGTGGCAGAGCAGAGGATGTTTCGAGGCTCCAGCTCCTCCGTTTTATTCCACTTCATGTTGCTGCTCGGTCTCATCATGGCTGCAACTACACTGGGCTTCAACCTCTACCAGCAAAAAGTCCCACACTACCAAAACAT GTCGTCCTGTGGTCCATTTGGAAAAGGAGAAACTGTGTTTAATgtgacagcagtgtgtgtgcacagtcTCCCAAGCCCGGCACAGACCACTCTCCACTACCTGTCATCTGAGGCCTTCGTCCTGCCGCTCATACTAGCTGAGAT TATAATCTTAACCTCATATGTGTCACGTGGACGAGCCAATCAGAAGGCCATCGAGAGACTAAAAGACATGTTGGTTATG AGCAGCTCAGATAAGCGTTTCCTGGTAAAGCAGCATGCCACAATGCTCAGACGTCAGAGAAACCCCCACAGAGTCCGTTCTGCAGCCAACAAAGAGGACGCCCCCCCTCAACCACTCTAA
- the syngr2b gene encoding synaptogyrin-2b, with amino-acid sequence MEETGGASAYGASLAGGGFDFYRFIRQPQTIVRILSWIFALVVFATITSEGYVNSAHSVEAKCIFNQNDSACHYAIGIGVIAFLACVAFLMLDVYLPFMSSAQERKYAVMADLGFSGAWSFLWFVCFCLLASQWAKTHDVNGIPEDAARATVAFSFFSITTWGILTYFALGRFRRGVSEVSIPTYTEAPPDHHTPYPPTYAPTSYNPTTYTPTTYTAYPSSVPDMHQQPPFTPNPQVQGDAGYQPPSY; translated from the exons ATGGAGGAGACGGGCGGTGCAAGTGCGTACGGGGCTTCGCTCGCAGGAGGAGGCTTCGACTTCTACAGGTTTATCCGACAACCGCAAACCATCGTGCGGATACTCAGCTGG ATATTTGCCCTGGTGGTGTTTGCTACCATCACATCAGAGGGATACGTCAACTCTGCCCACAGTGTCGAGGCAAAGTGCATCTTTAACCAGAATGACTCGGCATGTCATTACGCTATTGGCATCGGGGTGATTGCCTTCCTGGCATGTGTGGCCTTCCTGATGTTGGACGTTTACTTGCCTTTTATGAGCAGCGCACAGGAAAGGAAGTACGCTGTCATGGCAGACCTGGGATTCTCAG GGGCGTGGAGCTTCCtgtggtttgtgtgtttctgcctGTTGGCCAGTCAGTGGGCTAAAACTCATGATGTCAATGGTATCCCAGAGGACGCTGCACGAGCCACTGTGGCCTTCTCATTCTTCTCTATCACCACTTGG GGAATCCTTACCTACTTTGCCCTTGGCCGTTTTCGCCGCGGTGTTAGTGAAGTTTCCATTCCAACCTACACAGAGGCGCCACCAGATCACCACACCCCCTACCCTCCGACCTACGCCCCCACCTCCTACAACCCCACCACCTACACCCCTACCACTTACACAGCCTATCCCAGCAGTGTGCCCGACATGCACCAGCAGCCTCCCTTCACCCCAAACCCCCAGGTGCAAGgagacgccggctaccagccgCCCAGCTACTGA